One genomic segment of Arcobacter porcinus includes these proteins:
- a CDS encoding thioredoxin family protein, whose protein sequence is MTRVNKLEDIKILLEENRFILLYFGAENCSVCEVLRPKIEDSLKENFPKIKSLFIENLIDINVEFGVFSNPTIILMIDKKEFKRYGRNISLNIFNSEIKRLYDMVY, encoded by the coding sequence ATGACTAGAGTTAATAAATTAGAGGATATTAAAATTCTTTTAGAAGAAAATAGATTTATATTACTCTATTTTGGTGCAGAGAATTGTTCAGTTTGTGAAGTTTTAAGACCAAAAATTGAAGATAGTTTAAAAGAGAATTTTCCTAAAATAAAATCACTATTTATAGAAAATTTAATAGATATAAATGTAGAGTTTGGAGTATTTTCAAATCCTACAATTATCTTAATGATTGATAAAAAAGAGTTTAAAAGATATGGAAGAAATATCTCTTTAAATATTTTCAATAGTGAAATTAAAAGATTATATGATATGGTGTATTAA